A genomic window from Streptomyces mirabilis includes:
- a CDS encoding protein meaA → MTERQNAAGRREKDRPWLMRTYAGHSTAEASNELYRRNLAKGQTGLSVAFDLPTQTGYDPDHILARGEVGRVGVPVSHLGDMRRLFQDIPLEQMNTSMTINATAMWLLALYQVVAEEQGADITKLQGTTQNDIVKEYLSRGTHVFPPVPSLRLTTDMIAYTVSHMPKWNPINICSYHLQEAGATPVQEIAYAMSTAIAVLDAVRDSGQVPAEKFGDVVARISFFVNAGVRFIEEMCKMRAFGRIWDQVTRERYGIQDAKQRRFRYGVQVNSLGLTEAQPENNVQRIVLEMLAVTLSKDARARAVQLPAWNEALGLPRPWDQQWSLRIQQVLAHESDLLEYEDIFEGSHVIEAKVAALVEESLAEMDRIDEMGGAMAAVESGYLKSQLVSSHAERRARIEGGTEKIVGVNIYESTEPNPLTADLDAAIQTVDPAVEARVVAALQNWRDTRYQPPFNHPRPCKALERLKEAAKGTDNLMEATLECARAGVTTGEWSEALREVFGEFRAPTGVSSAPVAVTAEEGTALALVRRKVEETARELGVGKLRFLVGKPGLDGHSNGAEQIAVRARDAGFEVVYQGIRLTPEQIVDAAVAEDVHGVGLSILSGSHAQLVPDVLERLREAGAADIPVIAGGIIPNADAELLRAAGVAAVFTPKDFDITGIIGRIVDEIRKANKLDPLEVPA, encoded by the coding sequence ATGACTGAGCGTCAGAACGCCGCTGGACGGCGGGAGAAGGACCGGCCGTGGCTCATGCGGACCTACGCCGGTCACTCCACCGCCGAGGCGTCCAACGAGTTGTACCGGCGCAACCTCGCCAAGGGGCAGACGGGTCTCTCCGTGGCCTTCGACCTGCCCACGCAGACCGGGTACGACCCCGACCACATCCTCGCCCGCGGCGAGGTCGGCCGGGTCGGGGTGCCGGTCTCGCACCTCGGTGACATGCGCCGGCTGTTCCAGGACATCCCCCTGGAGCAGATGAACACCTCGATGACCATCAACGCCACCGCCATGTGGCTGCTGGCGCTCTACCAGGTCGTCGCCGAGGAGCAGGGCGCCGACATCACCAAGCTGCAGGGGACGACGCAGAACGACATCGTCAAGGAGTACCTGTCGCGGGGTACGCATGTCTTTCCGCCGGTGCCCTCACTCCGGCTGACGACGGACATGATCGCGTACACGGTCTCCCACATGCCCAAGTGGAACCCGATCAACATCTGCTCGTACCACCTCCAGGAGGCGGGCGCGACCCCCGTCCAGGAGATCGCGTACGCGATGTCGACGGCCATCGCCGTGCTGGACGCCGTCCGCGACTCGGGGCAGGTGCCCGCCGAGAAGTTCGGCGACGTCGTCGCCCGCATCTCCTTCTTCGTGAACGCGGGTGTCCGGTTCATCGAGGAGATGTGCAAGATGCGGGCGTTCGGGCGGATCTGGGACCAGGTCACGCGCGAGCGGTACGGCATCCAGGACGCCAAACAGCGGCGTTTCCGCTACGGCGTCCAGGTCAACTCGCTCGGTCTGACCGAGGCGCAGCCGGAGAACAACGTCCAGCGGATCGTCCTCGAGATGCTGGCCGTGACGCTCTCGAAGGACGCACGCGCGCGCGCCGTGCAGCTGCCCGCCTGGAACGAGGCGCTGGGGCTGCCCCGGCCCTGGGACCAGCAGTGGTCGCTGCGCATCCAGCAGGTGCTGGCGCACGAGAGCGACCTGCTGGAGTACGAGGACATCTTCGAGGGCTCGCACGTCATCGAGGCGAAGGTCGCGGCCCTCGTCGAGGAGTCACTCGCCGAGATGGACCGGATCGACGAGATGGGCGGGGCGATGGCCGCCGTCGAGTCGGGCTATCTGAAGTCCCAGCTCGTCTCCTCGCACGCCGAGCGCCGGGCCCGGATCGAGGGCGGCACCGAGAAGATCGTCGGCGTCAACATCTACGAGTCGACCGAGCCGAACCCGCTCACCGCCGACCTGGACGCGGCGATCCAGACCGTCGACCCGGCCGTCGAGGCCCGCGTGGTCGCCGCGCTGCAGAACTGGCGCGACACGCGCTACCAGCCGCCGTTCAACCACCCGCGCCCCTGCAAGGCGCTGGAGCGGCTGAAGGAAGCGGCCAAGGGCACCGACAACCTCATGGAGGCCACCCTCGAGTGCGCCCGCGCCGGGGTCACGACCGGCGAGTGGTCCGAGGCCCTGCGCGAGGTGTTCGGCGAGTTCCGCGCCCCCACCGGCGTCTCGTCCGCGCCCGTCGCGGTCACCGCCGAAGAGGGCACCGCGCTGGCGCTGGTGCGCCGCAAGGTCGAGGAGACCGCCCGCGAACTCGGCGTCGGCAAGCTCCGCTTCCTGGTGGGCAAGCCGGGCCTGGACGGGCACTCCAACGGCGCCGAGCAGATCGCCGTGCGCGCCCGCGACGCCGGGTTCGAGGTGGTCTACCAGGGCATCCGGCTCACGCCCGAACAGATCGTGGACGCGGCCGTCGCCGAGGACGTGCACGGCGTCGGTCTGTCCATCCTGTCCGGCTCGCACGCCCAGTTGGTGCCCGACGTGCTGGAGCGACTGCGCGAGGCCGGCGCGGCCGACATCCCGGTGATCGCCGGCGGGATCATCCCGAACGCCGACGCCGAACTGCTGCGCGCCGCGGGAGTCGCCGCGGTTTTCACACCGAAGGACTTCGACATCACCGGAATCATCGGCCGTATCGTCGACGAGATCCGGAAAGCGAACAAGCTCGACCCCCTGGAGGTCCCCGCATGA
- a CDS encoding MaoC family dehydratase gives MQFGRTYEEFEVGAVYKHWPGKTVTEYDDHLFCLLTMNHHPLHMDTNYAERTTDFGRNVVVGNYIYSLLLGMSVPDVSGKAIANLEIESLKHVAPTFHGDTIYGETTVLDKTPSKSKSDRGIVHVETKGYKQDGTLVCVFRRKVMVPTETYIKERGGEQPGRPELKQQEK, from the coding sequence ATGCAGTTCGGACGCACGTACGAGGAGTTCGAGGTCGGCGCGGTCTACAAGCACTGGCCCGGGAAAACGGTCACGGAGTACGACGACCACCTCTTCTGTCTCCTGACCATGAACCACCACCCCCTCCACATGGACACGAACTATGCGGAGCGGACGACGGACTTCGGCAGGAACGTCGTCGTGGGCAACTACATCTACTCGCTGCTGCTCGGCATGTCCGTGCCGGACGTCTCCGGGAAGGCGATCGCCAACCTGGAGATCGAGTCGCTGAAGCACGTGGCGCCGACCTTCCACGGCGACACGATCTACGGCGAGACCACGGTCCTCGACAAGACGCCCTCGAAGTCGAAGAGCGACCGCGGGATCGTCCACGTCGAGACCAAGGGCTACAAGCAGGACGGCACGCTGGTGTGCGTGTTCCGCCGCAAGGTCATGGTGCCGACCGAGACGTACATCAAGGAGCGCGGGGGCGAGCAGCCCGGCCGTCCGGAACTCAAGCAGCAGGAGAAGTAG
- the ccrA gene encoding crotonyl-CoA carboxylase/reductase, with the protein MKEILDAIQSQTATSADFAALPLPDSYRAITVHKDETEMFAGLTTRDKDPRKSIHLDDVPLPELGPGEALVAVMASSVNYNSVWTSIFEPVSTFSFLERYGRLSELTKRHDLPYHIIGSDLAGVVLRTGPGVNAWKPGDEVVAHCLSVELESSDGHNDTMLDPEQRIWGFETNFGGLAEIALVKSNQLMPKPDHLSWEEAAAPGLVNSTAYRQLVSRNGAGMKQGDNVLIWGASGGLGSYATQFALAGGANPICVVSSDQKADICRAMGAEAIIDRNAEGFKFWKDEHNQDPKEWKRFGKRIRELTGGEDVDIVFEHPGRETFGASVYVTRKGGTIVTCASTSGYNHEYDNRYLWMSLKRIIGSHFANYREAWEANRLVAKGKIHPTLSKVYSLEETGQAAYDVHRNLHQGKVGVLALAPREGLGVRDEEKRAQHIDAINRFRNV; encoded by the coding sequence GTGAAGGAAATCCTGGACGCGATTCAGTCGCAGACGGCCACGTCCGCCGACTTCGCCGCTCTTCCGCTCCCCGACTCGTACCGCGCGATCACCGTGCACAAGGACGAGACGGAGATGTTCGCGGGGCTCACCACCCGCGACAAGGACCCCCGCAAGTCGATCCACCTGGACGACGTGCCGCTGCCGGAGCTCGGCCCGGGCGAAGCTCTGGTGGCCGTGATGGCCTCCTCGGTCAACTACAACTCCGTGTGGACCTCGATCTTCGAGCCGGTGTCGACGTTCTCCTTCCTGGAGCGCTACGGCAGGCTCAGCGAGCTCACCAAGCGCCACGACCTGCCGTACCACATCATCGGTTCCGACCTCGCGGGCGTCGTCCTGCGCACCGGCCCCGGCGTCAACGCCTGGAAGCCCGGTGACGAGGTCGTCGCGCACTGTCTGTCCGTCGAGCTGGAGTCCAGCGACGGGCACAACGACACGATGCTCGACCCCGAGCAGCGCATCTGGGGCTTCGAGACCAACTTCGGCGGCCTCGCCGAGATAGCCCTCGTCAAGTCCAACCAGCTGATGCCCAAGCCCGACCACCTGTCGTGGGAGGAGGCCGCTGCTCCCGGGCTCGTGAACTCCACCGCGTACCGGCAGCTCGTGTCGAGGAACGGCGCCGGCATGAAGCAGGGCGACAACGTCCTCATCTGGGGCGCGAGCGGCGGCCTCGGCTCGTACGCCACACAGTTCGCGCTCGCCGGTGGCGCCAACCCCATCTGCGTCGTCAGCAGCGACCAGAAGGCGGACATCTGCCGGGCGATGGGCGCCGAGGCGATCATCGACCGCAACGCCGAGGGCTTCAAGTTCTGGAAGGACGAGCACAACCAGGACCCGAAGGAGTGGAAGCGGTTCGGGAAGCGCATCCGTGAGCTGACGGGCGGCGAGGACGTCGACATCGTCTTCGAGCACCCGGGCCGCGAGACCTTCGGCGCCTCCGTCTACGTCACCCGCAAGGGCGGCACCATCGTCACCTGCGCCTCGACCTCGGGCTACAACCACGAGTACGACAACCGCTACCTGTGGATGTCCCTGAAGCGCATCATCGGCTCGCACTTCGCCAACTACCGCGAGGCCTGGGAGGCCAACCGGCTGGTCGCCAAGGGCAAGATCCACCCGACGCTCTCCAAGGTGTACTCCCTGGAGGAGACCGGGCAGGCCGCGTACGACGTCCACCGCAACCTCCACCAGGGCAAGGTCGGCGTGCTCGCGCTGGCGCCCCGCGAGGGCCTGGGCGTGCGCGACGAGGAGAAGCGCGCCCAGCACATCGACGCCATCAACCGCTTCCGGAACGTCTGA
- a CDS encoding acyl-CoA dehydrogenase family protein, producing the protein MARLAQTAGLTDVQQEILSTVRDFVDKEIIPVATELEHRDEYPQQIVDGLKELGLFGLMIPEEYGGLGESLLTYALCVEEIARGWMSVSGIINTHFIVAYMLKQHGTQEQKDHFLPRMALGEVRGAFSMSEPALGSDVSAITSKAVRDGDEYVLNGQKMWLTNGGSSNLVAVLVRSDEGLPEGTAPHKSMTTFLVEKEPGFGEVRPGLTIPGKIDKMGYKGVDTTELIMDGLRVPANRVLGGTTGRGFYQMMDGVEVGRVNVAARGCGVAQRAFELGVSYAQQRHTFGKPIAQHQAIQFKLAEMATKVEAAHAMMVNAARKKDSGERNDLEAGMAKYLASEYCKEVVEDAFRIHGGYGFSKEYEIERLYREAPMLLIGEGTAEIQKMIIGRRLLEEYRLQG; encoded by the coding sequence ATGGCGCGACTCGCCCAGACCGCCGGTCTCACCGACGTCCAGCAGGAGATCCTCTCCACCGTCCGCGACTTCGTGGACAAGGAGATCATCCCGGTCGCGACCGAGCTGGAGCACCGCGACGAGTACCCCCAGCAGATCGTCGACGGCCTCAAGGAATTGGGCCTGTTCGGTCTGATGATCCCCGAGGAGTACGGGGGCCTGGGCGAGTCCCTCCTCACCTACGCGCTCTGCGTCGAGGAGATCGCCCGCGGCTGGATGTCGGTCTCCGGCATCATCAACACGCACTTCATCGTGGCGTACATGCTCAAGCAGCACGGCACGCAGGAGCAGAAGGACCACTTCCTGCCCCGGATGGCCCTGGGCGAGGTGCGCGGCGCGTTCTCGATGTCGGAGCCGGCTCTCGGCTCGGACGTCTCCGCGATCACCTCGAAGGCGGTCAGGGACGGCGACGAGTACGTCCTGAACGGTCAGAAGATGTGGCTGACGAACGGCGGCTCGTCGAACCTGGTGGCCGTGCTCGTACGAAGTGACGAAGGGCTCCCGGAGGGCACCGCGCCCCACAAGTCGATGACGACCTTCCTGGTCGAGAAGGAGCCCGGCTTCGGAGAGGTCCGTCCCGGCCTCACCATTCCCGGGAAGATCGACAAGATGGGCTACAAGGGCGTCGACACGACCGAGCTCATCATGGACGGACTGCGCGTTCCGGCCAATCGGGTACTCGGCGGCACCACTGGCCGAGGGTTTTACCAAATGATGGACGGAGTCGAGGTCGGCCGCGTCAACGTGGCGGCACGTGGTTGCGGTGTCGCACAGCGTGCGTTCGAGCTGGGTGTCTCCTATGCCCAGCAGCGTCACACTTTCGGCAAGCCGATCGCGCAGCACCAGGCCATCCAGTTCAAACTGGCCGAGATGGCCACCAAGGTCGAAGCGGCCCATGCAATGATGGTGAACGCGGCCCGCAAAAAGGACTCCGGGGAACGAAACGACCTCGAGGCAGGGATGGCGAAGTACCTCGCCTCCGAATACTGCAAGGAAGTGGTCGAGGACGCCTTCCGGATCCACGGCGGCTACGGTTTCTCCAAGGAGTACGAGATCGAGCGTCTCTACCGCGAGGCGCCGATGCTGCTGATCGGCGAAGGTACCGCCGAAATCCAGAAAATGATCATTGGGCGCCGACTGCTCGAAGAGTATCGACTCCAGGGTTAA
- a CDS encoding HpcH/HpaI aldolase/citrate lyase family protein translates to MTTPVNRLRPRRSCLAVPGSNPRFLEKAQGLPADQVFLDLEDACAPLAKPEARHTIVKFLNEGDWTGKTRVVRVNDWTTHWTYRDVVTVVEGAGQNLDCIMLPKVQDAQQVVALDLLLTQIEKTMGFEVGKIGIEAQIENAKGLVNVDEIAAASPRVETIIFGPADFMASINMKSLVVGEQPPGYPADAYHYILMRILMAARTHDLQAIDGPYLQIRNQEGYREVARRAAALGFDGKWVLHPDQVAAANEIFSPSQEDFDHAELILDAYEYYTSEAGGKKGSAMLGDEMIDEASRKMALVISGKGRAAGMQRTSKFEAPEA, encoded by the coding sequence ATGACCACGCCCGTCAACCGCCTTCGCCCGCGGCGTTCCTGCCTGGCCGTGCCCGGCTCGAACCCCCGCTTCCTGGAGAAGGCCCAGGGCCTCCCCGCGGACCAGGTCTTCCTGGACCTGGAGGACGCCTGCGCCCCGCTCGCCAAGCCCGAGGCGCGGCACACCATCGTGAAGTTCCTGAACGAGGGCGACTGGACCGGCAAGACGCGGGTCGTACGGGTGAACGACTGGACGACGCACTGGACGTACCGCGATGTCGTCACGGTCGTCGAGGGCGCGGGCCAGAACCTCGACTGCATCATGCTGCCGAAGGTCCAGGACGCCCAGCAGGTCGTCGCGCTCGACCTGCTGCTCACGCAGATCGAGAAGACGATGGGCTTCGAGGTCGGCAAGATCGGCATCGAGGCCCAGATCGAGAACGCGAAGGGGCTCGTCAACGTCGACGAGATCGCGGCCGCCTCACCGCGTGTAGAGACCATCATCTTCGGCCCTGCCGACTTCATGGCCTCCATCAACATGAAGTCGCTGGTCGTGGGCGAGCAGCCGCCGGGCTACCCGGCGGACGCGTACCACTACATCCTGATGCGCATCCTGATGGCCGCCCGTACGCACGACCTCCAGGCGATCGACGGCCCCTACCTCCAGATCCGCAACCAGGAGGGGTACCGCGAGGTCGCCCGGCGCGCCGCCGCCCTGGGCTTCGACGGCAAGTGGGTGCTGCACCCGGACCAGGTCGCCGCGGCCAACGAGATCTTCTCGCCCTCCCAGGAGGACTTCGACCACGCCGAGCTCATCCTCGACGCGTACGAGTACTACACGTCCGAGGCGGGCGGCAAGAAGGGCTCCGCGATGCTCGGCGACGAGATGATCGACGAGGCCAGCCGCAAGATGGCCCTGGTCATCTCGGGCAAGGGCCGGGCGGCCGGCATGCAGCGCACGTCCAAGTTCGAAGCCCCGGAGGCCTGA
- a CDS encoding FAD-dependent oxidoreductase: MTTDGLRLIGPLPGHPGVVLVTGHNMLGLMLAPATGRLVTGLLTGKPDDSPIPRFAPAEPSGGGSAPLPDACESGRDRAPAPAGACAPRSTTAPAAPARWSA, encoded by the coding sequence ATGACCACGGACGGCCTCCGCCTGATCGGCCCGCTCCCCGGGCACCCGGGGGTGGTCCTGGTGACCGGCCACAACATGCTCGGGCTGATGCTCGCCCCGGCGACGGGACGCCTGGTGACGGGACTCCTGACGGGAAAGCCGGACGACTCCCCGATCCCCAGATTCGCCCCGGCCGAGCCGTCAGGAGGGGGCTCGGCCCCTCTGCCGGACGCGTGTGAGTCCGGGCGGGACCGCGCCCCGGCGCCGGCAGGCGCCTGCGCCCCGCGTTCTACGACCGCTCCCGCAGCGCCTGCTCGATGGTCCGCATGA